In Dehalococcoidales bacterium, the following are encoded in one genomic region:
- the rplW gene encoding 50S ribosomal protein L23 produces MQLHQILRRPLITEKYTALQAYGKYAFEVAAGANKPQIKQAVEKAFKVKVTSVNVMTMPGSRRRLGMRQLPARPWKKAVVTLQPGDKIELFEST; encoded by the coding sequence GTGCAACTGCATCAGATATTGCGCCGTCCGCTGATAACTGAAAAGTATACCGCCCTCCAGGCTTATGGTAAATATGCCTTTGAAGTAGCCGCGGGGGCTAATAAACCTCAGATTAAACAGGCCGTAGAAAAGGCTTTTAAGGTCAAAGTGACGTCGGTGAATGTGATGACCATGCCCGGTAGCCGGCGCCGGTTAGGAATGCGGCAGCTCCCGGCCCGGCCCTGGAAAAAGGCGGTGGTTACCCTGCAGCCGGGGGATAAGATTGAGCTCTTCGAGAGTACTTAA
- the rplD gene encoding 50S ribosomal protein L4 — MQVPVYSVTGEEVKQIEISESVFGVPFNQGVVHQVMVGQRANARQGTVSTRTRGEVTGSTRKLYRQKGTGNARAGSIKSPLRRGGGIVFGPKPRSYRQALPKRMRRLALRCVLSAKVRDQELKIVEALEFEQPKTREMAQVLAALGVTSSSLIVTGAPEENVIKSARNLPGVKTMPASLLNVVDILSRKMLLITVSAVRRVEELWGEESTGGESSATASDIAPSADN, encoded by the coding sequence ATGCAGGTTCCAGTTTACAGTGTTACCGGAGAAGAAGTAAAACAGATTGAGATCAGCGAGAGCGTGTTTGGCGTGCCCTTTAATCAGGGAGTGGTGCATCAGGTAATGGTCGGCCAGCGCGCCAATGCCCGCCAGGGCACGGTCAGTACCAGGACCCGCGGCGAGGTCACCGGGAGCACGCGGAAGCTGTACCGCCAGAAAGGTACCGGGAATGCCCGGGCGGGCAGTATCAAGTCACCGTTGCGCCGGGGGGGAGGCATCGTCTTCGGGCCCAAGCCGAGAAGTTACCGGCAGGCGCTACCGAAGCGGATGCGCCGGCTGGCGCTGAGATGTGTCCTTTCCGCCAAGGTCCGGGACCAGGAATTGAAAATCGTCGAAGCGCTGGAGTTTGAGCAGCCGAAAACCAGGGAAATGGCGCAGGTTCTGGCCGCCCTGGGCGTGACTTCTTCATCTCTTATCGTTACCGGCGCCCCGGAAGAGAATGTAATCAAATCAGCCCGTAACCTGCCCGGTGTCAAGACGATGCCGGCCAGTTTACTAAATGTGGTTGACATCCTTTCCCGCAAAATGTTATTGATAACGGTGTCTGCCGTACGCAGGGTGGAAGAGTTGTGGGGAGAGGAATCAACCGGAGGAGAAAGCAGTGCAACTGCATCAGATATTGCGCCGTCCGCTGATAACTGA
- the rplC gene encoding 50S ribosomal protein L3 has product MLQGIIGRKLGMTQVYNDSGEMEALTVIEAGPCTVIQVKTEAKEGYNAVQLGFGEAKRIKSPQRGHLRELGKFRYLREFRVGDAEAINIGDRIDVSLFEEGDHVDVTGVSKSKGFAGVVKRHHFAGGPKTHGQSDRHRHPGSIGSTTSPGRVLKGTRMAGRMGGERVTVRKLEVYKTDPENNRLLVKGALPGSRNGLLLIKKSGGGA; this is encoded by the coding sequence ATGTTACAGGGAATTATTGGCCGGAAACTGGGCATGACCCAGGTATACAATGACAGCGGTGAAATGGAAGCGCTGACTGTTATTGAGGCCGGGCCGTGTACCGTAATACAGGTAAAGACCGAGGCTAAAGAAGGTTATAATGCCGTTCAGCTCGGCTTCGGTGAGGCGAAACGGATCAAGTCGCCGCAGCGGGGACATCTCAGGGAGCTGGGTAAATTCCGCTACCTTCGCGAATTTAGGGTGGGTGATGCGGAAGCGATCAATATCGGCGATAGGATTGACGTTAGCCTCTTTGAAGAAGGTGACCACGTGGATGTGACCGGAGTCTCCAAGAGCAAGGGTTTCGCCGGTGTGGTCAAGCGCCATCATTTTGCCGGCGGGCCGAAGACTCACGGCCAGTCCGACCGGCACCGTCACCCCGGCTCGATAGGCTCGACTACCTCCCCCGGCAGAGTGCTCAAAGGGACCCGTATGGCCGGGCGCATGGGGGGTGAGCGAGTGACGGTGCGCAAGCTGGAAGTATATAAAACAGACCCGGAGAATAACCGGTTGCTGGTCAAGGGAGCGTTACCCGGTAGCCGCAACGGGCTGCTTCTGATAAAGAAATCGGGCGGGGGAGCATAG
- the rpsJ gene encoding 30S ribosomal protein S10 produces MPKQKIRIKIKGFDHKLVDQAAEQIVEAVERTGAVISGPVPLPTHIQKFSVIRSPFIDKDSQEQFEIRTHKRLIDIIETSSKTIDALTGLHIPSGVEVDIKL; encoded by the coding sequence ATGCCTAAACAAAAAATTCGTATCAAGATAAAGGGCTTTGACCATAAGCTGGTTGACCAGGCGGCGGAACAGATTGTAGAAGCCGTGGAGCGTACCGGAGCCGTTATTTCCGGGCCGGTGCCGCTGCCAACACATATCCAGAAGTTCAGCGTTATCCGCTCCCCGTTCATTGATAAAGACTCACAGGAGCAATTTGAAATCCGGACCCATAAACGGCTTATTGATATTATCGAAACGAGCTCCAAGACAATAGATGCTCTGACCGGTCTGCACATACCCTCGGGAGTTGAGGTAGATATTAAATTATAG
- the fusA gene encoding elongation factor G has translation MVNKQQTIKSGAEERVVPRSFPLEDIRNIAFIAHIDAGKTTVTERILYYTGRTYKVGEVHEGTAVMDWMEQEKERGITITAAATTCYWRDHRINIIDTPGHVDFTAEVERSLRILDGGVVVFDAVAGVEAQSETVWRQADRYRVPRICFINKMDRLGANFNRTISMIEQRLRAKPLPIQLPLGVETAFHGVIDLIESRAWSFDGEIGTEPTEVAIPESERAKCAEYRQALIEKLAEMDDQILIAYLDGHDIPAEELKQALRRVTLANKGVPIICGSALRNKGIQLLLDAITSYLPSPLEVPPVPAVATHGQAELSIPASDEEPFTALAFKVVSDPYVGRLVYFRVYAGKLAAGDQVYNSTRGKRERLGRLLLMHANRRTEIDEADTGAIVATLGLKDTFTGDTLCHPSRPVILESIRFPEPVISVAIEPKTKADQDKMGEALQRLTEEDPTFRVVFDHETGQTVISGMGELHLEVIVNRLLSEFKVGAKVGRPRVAYRETITRPVRAEGRFIRQSGGHGQYGHVWIELEPGERGSGLEFVNRLKGITIPKNFIPAVEAGIKEATETGVLANYPVVDIKATLVDGSYHEVDSSELAFKMAGSMALKSGVAKAAPVLLEPIMKLEVVTPEQFLGDVIGDLNSRRAHLASVETYGELATIHALIPLAEAFGYATVLRSKTQGRATHSIEFDHYQEVSADLVAKMVDKVGSEHA, from the coding sequence ATGGTAAATAAACAGCAAACAATTAAATCGGGGGCAGAGGAGAGGGTAGTGCCGAGAAGTTTTCCACTTGAAGATATACGAAATATAGCTTTTATCGCTCATATCGATGCCGGTAAGACTACCGTCACCGAGCGGATATTGTATTACACCGGCCGTACCTACAAGGTAGGGGAAGTGCATGAAGGGACGGCGGTCATGGACTGGATGGAACAGGAGAAGGAGCGCGGCATTACCATCACCGCCGCGGCGACAACCTGTTATTGGAGAGACCACCGCATCAATATCATTGATACCCCCGGGCATGTTGATTTTACCGCTGAGGTTGAGCGCAGTCTCAGGATACTGGACGGAGGCGTGGTGGTTTTTGACGCGGTGGCCGGAGTCGAAGCTCAGTCAGAGACGGTATGGCGGCAGGCTGACCGGTACCGTGTGCCCCGCATTTGCTTCATCAACAAGATGGACCGGCTCGGCGCCAATTTCAACCGCACCATATCCATGATTGAACAGCGGTTGCGCGCCAAACCGCTGCCGATCCAACTGCCTTTAGGCGTTGAGACTGCATTCCATGGCGTTATTGACCTGATTGAGAGCAGAGCCTGGAGCTTTGATGGTGAGATCGGGACAGAACCGACGGAGGTGGCTATCCCTGAGTCAGAGCGGGCGAAGTGTGCTGAATATCGTCAGGCGTTGATTGAGAAACTGGCGGAGATGGATGACCAGATTTTAATAGCCTACCTTGACGGTCATGACATTCCCGCTGAAGAGTTAAAACAGGCCTTAAGAAGAGTAACCCTGGCTAATAAAGGGGTACCGATTATTTGTGGCAGTGCGCTGCGGAATAAAGGTATCCAGCTATTACTTGATGCCATTACCAGCTATCTGCCATCGCCGCTGGAGGTGCCGCCCGTGCCGGCTGTGGCTACTCATGGCCAGGCTGAGCTCTCCATTCCCGCCAGTGACGAGGAGCCCTTTACCGCGCTGGCCTTTAAGGTGGTATCTGACCCCTACGTCGGCCGGCTGGTCTACTTCAGGGTGTATGCCGGCAAGCTGGCCGCCGGTGACCAGGTCTATAACTCGACCCGGGGCAAGAGAGAGAGGCTGGGACGGTTGCTGTTAATGCACGCCAACCGCCGCACCGAGATAGATGAGGCTGATACCGGTGCTATTGTGGCTACTCTGGGCCTTAAGGATACCTTTACCGGGGATACCCTGTGTCATCCTTCGCGCCCGGTGATACTGGAGTCGATCCGTTTCCCTGAGCCGGTAATATCAGTGGCTATTGAACCAAAGACCAAAGCTGACCAGGACAAGATGGGGGAAGCCCTGCAGAGACTAACCGAGGAAGATCCCACTTTCAGGGTGGTTTTTGACCACGAGACGGGACAGACGGTCATCTCCGGTATGGGTGAGCTTCACCTGGAGGTCATCGTAAACCGGTTGCTCAGTGAGTTCAAAGTAGGGGCCAAAGTGGGCAGGCCACGGGTTGCCTACCGGGAGACCATCACCCGGCCGGTGCGTGCCGAAGGCAGGTTTATCCGGCAGAGCGGCGGCCATGGTCAGTACGGGCATGTCTGGATTGAGCTTGAGCCCGGGGAGCGCGGCAGCGGTCTGGAGTTTGTTAACCGTCTTAAAGGGATTACCATCCCCAAGAATTTCATCCCGGCTGTTGAAGCCGGTATCAAAGAGGCTACGGAGACCGGGGTACTGGCCAATTATCCGGTGGTTGATATCAAGGCAACCCTGGTTGACGGCAGCTATCATGAGGTTGACTCTTCAGAGTTAGCCTTCAAGATGGCCGGTTCGATGGCGTTGAAGAGCGGCGTCGCTAAAGCGGCCCCGGTTCTTCTGGAACCGATTATGAAGCTGGAGGTAGTGACGCCGGAGCAGTTCCTGGGTGATGTTATCGGTGACCTCAATTCAAGGCGAGCGCATCTTGCATCCGTTGAGACCTACGGAGAATTAGCTACCATCCATGCCCTTATCCCCCTGGCGGAGGCTTTTGGCTACGCAACCGTTCTCCGGTCGAAAACTCAAGGCAGAGCTACTCACTCGATAGAGTTCGATCACTATCAGGAAGTGTCGGCTGATTTAGTGGCCAAGATGGTTGATAAAGTGGGGAGTGAACATGCCTAA